From one Phocaeicola salanitronis DSM 18170 genomic stretch:
- a CDS encoding DUF3375 domain-containing protein, which yields MASQTEVLSEILHTSPCVELLRLRNRQLIILFLFKTFYHRQTAVPFESLRMQLADYLNAVHLEQDEESGITAFDTFEEKASKYIQRWTDKGFLRNYQEETGEVFYELSLYASKTIDWLLSLKREEFVGTESKFMNLFGQLKELVEFTNEDKEERIRMLEEKKREIECQIQAIQEGGDAEIFEEYQIVPRFKQISQSAKELLSDFKEVEENFKRITKDIYRKHAEGEYSKGDILGFTFDALGNLQQSSQGKSFYAFWDFLLTPSLQHTWDELVEHLYDTLDEKRLEVNDTFLKNMKQYLYAAGKKVYQANDKMAEKLSRIICENGAMPAVLAQQVIGDIQASLLQLAQKGITPDITLEVETLPEIAMPMERKLTLEQSMEVTYSQALEMANSDISEARSAGNLFVQNRVDRRILKQRVQQALRKKKQVSLGAVIEENGGLSQGLSELFGYIGVVRDFHHTVSAERTQTVVFDEEQHKAIVIPEILLF from the coding sequence ATGGCGTCACAAACTGAAGTTTTATCTGAAATCTTGCATACTTCGCCTTGCGTGGAATTGCTTCGCTTGCGCAATCGTCAGCTGATTATCTTGTTCCTTTTTAAGACGTTCTATCACCGGCAGACCGCCGTACCTTTCGAGTCTTTGCGGATGCAGCTTGCCGATTATCTGAATGCCGTGCATTTGGAGCAGGATGAGGAAAGCGGGATTACGGCTTTCGATACGTTCGAGGAAAAGGCAAGCAAGTATATCCAGCGGTGGACCGATAAGGGTTTCTTGCGCAATTATCAGGAGGAAACGGGTGAGGTTTTTTACGAACTTTCGCTTTATGCAAGCAAGACCATAGATTGGCTTTTGAGCCTGAAACGCGAAGAGTTTGTTGGTACGGAATCGAAGTTTATGAACTTGTTCGGGCAATTGAAAGAACTGGTAGAGTTTACCAACGAGGACAAGGAAGAACGCATCCGGATGCTGGAAGAGAAGAAACGTGAGATAGAATGCCAAATCCAAGCGATTCAGGAGGGAGGCGATGCCGAGATTTTCGAAGAATACCAGATAGTGCCACGCTTCAAGCAGATAAGCCAGTCGGCAAAGGAACTGCTTTCCGATTTTAAGGAAGTGGAGGAGAACTTCAAGCGCATTACCAAAGACATTTACCGCAAACATGCGGAAGGCGAATATTCCAAGGGCGATATCTTAGGCTTTACGTTTGATGCCTTGGGAAATCTGCAACAAAGCTCGCAAGGCAAGAGCTTTTATGCCTTTTGGGACTTCTTGCTGACTCCTTCCCTGCAGCATACATGGGATGAATTGGTGGAGCATCTGTATGATACGCTGGACGAGAAGCGCTTGGAGGTGAACGATACGTTCCTGAAAAACATGAAACAATATCTGTATGCCGCGGGAAAGAAAGTATATCAGGCGAACGACAAGATGGCGGAGAAGCTGAGCCGGATTATCTGCGAGAACGGAGCCATGCCTGCGGTACTGGCACAGCAAGTGATAGGGGACATTCAGGCTTCCTTGCTCCAGCTGGCGCAGAAGGGCATCACGCCGGATATAACGTTGGAAGTCGAGACCTTGCCGGAGATTGCTATGCCGATGGAACGCAAACTTACGTTGGAACAATCTATGGAAGTGACTTATAGCCAGGCTTTGGAGATGGCAAACTCGGATATAAGCGAAGCCCGTTCGGCTGGGAACTTGTTCGTGCAGAACCGGGTAGACCGGCGCATCCTGAAGCAACGCGTCCAGCAGGCATTGCGGAAGAAGAAGCAAGTTTCGCTGGGAGCGGTGATAGAAGAAAACGGGGGATTGAGCCAAGGCTTGTCCGAGTTGTTCGGCTATATCGGCGTAGTGCGCGATTTTCATCATACCGTGAGTGCCGAACGGACACAGACGGTGGTGTTCGATGAAGAGCAGCACAAAGCCATTGTCATTCCCGAAATCTTGCTTTTTTAG